The DNA region ACTTAAACAGTACGATTCTGAAGTCGGCGGTCTGTTGCATATCCTCTCGCTGGAACGCGAGCTGAGCATGGAGCTGGACGAGCCAAGTCTGCTGAAGCGATTCCTGCGCCACGTCAGGAAGACCTTTCGTCCCACGGCTCTGGCCTACTTCGCACCGCGGCAGGAACGCATGGAACCGCTTATCGTGCTGGGCCAGTACTTCAAGGATAATGAAGCGTTGGAGTGGTTCGAGCAGGCGGCGGACTCCGTGGCCAGCACGGCGCAGCCCAGGCTCTTCGATCCCATGAACATAGCGGCCAGCAAGCTGGCGAAAAAGATCGCACTCTCCGGCGTTTCGGCCATGGCCGCGCCGCTCAATGCATTCTACGAGCAAGACGGCGTGCTCGTCATCGTGCGCGATACACAGAACGCCCCGCTCAACGGAAATGGCAATGGCCGCAGCAACGGCTTCAATCTCAACGACTTGCAGCTGTTCAGCATCTTCACGGCGCATGCGGGATCGGCAGCCGGCTACCATCGCTCCTGCCGCCGCATGCAGCGCATGAATGTGGAGTTCATCACCTCCTATGTGCAGGCCGTGGAGGCCAAGGACCCGTACACCAAGGGCCACTCGGAAGTGGTGCGGGACATCTGCCTGCTGCTGGGCGAGGCCCTGGGCCTGGACCCTGACCAGCTTAACGACCTGGGTGCCGCAGCGCTGCTGCACGATATCGGCAAGATAGGCATCCCGGACGAAATATTGAACAAACCCGAGTCGTTGACCTCTGCCGAGCAACGCATCATGCGCCGGCACCCGGCCATTGCGCGCGACATCCTGGCCGGCGTGAAAAGCCTGAACAGCATCCTGCCCCTGGTCTACCACCACCACGAGCGCTACGACGGCTCAGGCTATCCCGACGGCCTGAACGGCGAGGACATTCCGTACATGGCCAGAATCCTTCAGGTTGCGGACGGGTTCGAGGCCATGACCTCCAACCGTGCCTATCAGCAGGCCCGCGGGGCACAGGAAGCGCTGCAGATTCTCCAGGCCGGCGCAGGCAAGCAGTGGGACCCGCGCATCGTGGAGGCCTGGATCCATTTGGTGGAGAACGGCGACGCGCCGCGCTTCTGCACCATGTCTCCCGTGACAAGCTGACGCCCCAGGCGCATCCTTTTTCTTCTTCATATTGCAATGGCGTATCGGCACCTGCGTGCTTTATGGCGCGGCGTGTCTATAGTATTCTCCATGCAATGCCCAACCTAATCCGGGATGTCAGTGTGCAGTGGGGACAGTGATCCCTGTATGTGATGTGCAGACAGGTCTGTACATCATGCGACGTTGATGAACGCCATGTTGCCGTGCGTGCGGATGGTTGCGTTCAGACCGTGCTGGGCAAACATCGCCTGCAGCTGCGACTCATCGCGGCAGACGAGCTCTTTCCTTTTCTCCCACATGCGCATGTAGCCGTCGGACCACCTGCCGGCGCGATGCAGCGTGGTAAAGCCGATGGAGCCGCCCGGCACGGCAACGCACATGACTTCGTCGATCATGGTCTCCGCCTTGGGAAGCACGTGCAGCATGTTCATAGACATGACTGTGGAGAAGCTGCTGTCGCGAAATGGCAGGTCCATGACATCCGCCTGCAGAAATACGATATTGCTGTTGCCGGTACTTCCGCGCTCCAGTCGTTCCTTGGCTTTGCGCAGCAGGGTCAGGGACTGGTCCGCGAGCACCACGGGTCGATCGCTCTCCTGATAGGCGCGCGCCGTGAAGGCCAGGGAGCCGCACCCCGCATCCAGGAACCAGCCGTCCGTGTCCGAGGCAAGAAGCTCGCTGCAGAACGCATGGAGACCGGAGACGCGGTAGCCCCAGACCAACCTGTTGAACAACGGGTTGCAGGCCACGCTGTCGTAAAAGGCGAGGGCGCCCTGCGCATCGTAGGAGTTGGCGGCGTTGTCCGGATCGAGCGCGGTCAGAATGCCGGGCTCAGCCTCGCCAAGCGTTACGCCGGGCTTGAGTAATGCGTCGAAATCTTTGCATGAAGTCATGGAGGCTCCTTATCAGATGTTCGTACGCAGAAGACCCGTCGCTCATAGTACATTTGCGGACCGTGCACAATACGAATGCTGAAAAAATATCAATATCTGTCTGTGGTTGCGCGAAGAGGCTCTGATGCCCATGCGATAGTGACCGCGGCCGCTCACTTCTCCGCCTGCTGGTCGCACACGACCGTGCCGAGCCGCTTGGCGTTGCAACCTCATGTGTCGCCACTCCAGGTGAATCGCCGCCGGCGGCGGTCGGTTCTCTGCACACAATCTGCACGAATTCCTCGGAAAAGCTCCACACCCTGTCCATAGGCAGTGCACCGGGCGGCGTCATGGTGTGACCATGAACGCACGAACCCGCCTTCTCTCCGCACTGCCGTCTCTTCCCTCGCTGTGCATCGGTCTGGGAGCCGCAGTGCTGGCGGTGCATCCGCTGCTGTGGCTCACGCGCACCTGGACGGACCCGGCCTACGGCTCCTACGGCTACCTGGCCGCCGGGCTGACCTGCGCGCTGTTCGCCTGGAGCTGGTTCAGCCCGCGCGCCGCGACCGGGAGCGAAAGCATGCACGCGAGCCGCCTCGCCCTGGCGTTGCTTCTGTGCACCTCGGTCATCCGCGCCGCTGGACAGGTGCTGGCCGTGAACATCGTGGCCGCGGCGTCGCTGGCTGTGGATGTGTACGCCCTGGGCCTGCTGGCGGACCTGCCGCGGCGCAAGCGCGCGGTCTCGCCGGGATGGCTGGCCTGCGCTTTTGTCTTTGCGCTGCCGCTGGAGCGCGTGCTGCAACGCTGCGTAGGCTACGGGTTGCAGTCCGTGTCTGCGGTCGGGGTCGGCGCGCTGCTGCACACGTTTGTGGACGCGGTTTCGGTGCAGGGAGTGCGGGTGCTCATTGCCGGCAGGGATGTGCTGGTGGACCTGCCGTGCTCCGGCGCGCGCGGGCTGCTCAACCTCCTGCTCTTCTACGCCGTGCTCATGGCCGTGCGGCGGCCGCGGGTGTGGCAGGGAGCCGCGGGCGTTGTCGTTGCTCTGCTTGGAGCGCTGGCTTCCAACATCGTGCGCATCACGCTGCTGTCCCTGGGCATCGCCTTCCCGGATGCGTTCTTCGGCGTCGATGTCATGGCCGAGCCGTGGCACTCCATGATCGGCCTGGCCAGCCTGGTGCTGGGGAGCCTGCCCGTGTTCGCCTGGGTGCGTTTCGTCCGGCCGAAGCCGGTTTCCGAGGCGCGCAGTGCCGCGCGTCCGCTCCATCCCGTTCTTTACCGCGCGGCCGCCGTCTGCTTTCTGATGGCCGCCGGATTTATCCTCTTCCTGCCCCACCGGCCTGTGGACGTGAGCGCGCCGTCGGCGCCGTTGACGCCGCCTGCGCATCTGCGCGGCGAGCAGGGTTGGCCGATCCCCTTGCTTCCCAAGGAAGCAGCCTACTTCCGCCAGTACGGCGGGTTTGCCGCCAAACAGCAGTATGGCCCGTACGCCGTCACGCTGGTCCGCACCTCCGCACCGCTACGCCATTTGCACAACCCGGACGAGTGCCTGCGCGGCCTGGGCTACGCCGTCACGCCTCTGGGCGTGGAAGAGCGGCCCATCCCCACAGCCGTGTACCGCGCCGTGGATACGGACGGTTTCGCCTGGCGGGTGGGTGTGAGCTTTGTTTCCGGCGGCAGGGTGGCCACCAACGTCTCGGAGGCGGTGTGGCGCTGGCTGCACGAGCCCGGCTCCAGCTGGCTGGCCGTGCAGCGGATGGTGCCTTGGGACATGGACCCGCGGCAGGCGCATGCCTGGGACCGGGCGCTGATGACCGCACTGGATATTCCGATGCATCAATCA from Oceanidesulfovibrio marinus includes:
- a CDS encoding HD domain-containing phosphohydrolase, with amino-acid sequence MQSRRILLVDDEPALLEVCREGLNEKGYSVLTASNGEEALQLLEQEHVDLVVSDIKMPRLGGLDLIKEIRERHLDIAVIVLTGYGTIENAVECLQQGASEYLLKPFDFSRLTHKIEKVFEERRLKQYDSEVGGLLHILSLERELSMELDEPSLLKRFLRHVRKTFRPTALAYFAPRQERMEPLIVLGQYFKDNEALEWFEQAADSVASTAQPRLFDPMNIAASKLAKKIALSGVSAMAAPLNAFYEQDGVLVIVRDTQNAPLNGNGNGRSNGFNLNDLQLFSIFTAHAGSAAGYHRSCRRMQRMNVEFITSYVQAVEAKDPYTKGHSEVVRDICLLLGEALGLDPDQLNDLGAAALLHDIGKIGIPDEILNKPESLTSAEQRIMRRHPAIARDILAGVKSLNSILPLVYHHHERYDGSGYPDGLNGEDIPYMARILQVADGFEAMTSNRAYQQARGAQEALQILQAGAGKQWDPRIVEAWIHLVENGDAPRFCTMSPVTS
- a CDS encoding class I SAM-dependent methyltransferase — its product is MTSCKDFDALLKPGVTLGEAEPGILTALDPDNAANSYDAQGALAFYDSVACNPLFNRLVWGYRVSGLHAFCSELLASDTDGWFLDAGCGSLAFTARAYQESDRPVVLADQSLTLLRKAKERLERGSTGNSNIVFLQADVMDLPFRDSSFSTVMSMNMLHVLPKAETMIDEVMCVAVPGGSIGFTTLHRAGRWSDGYMRMWEKRKELVCRDESQLQAMFAQHGLNATIRTHGNMAFINVA
- the xrtT gene encoding exosortase T; this encodes MNARTRLLSALPSLPSLCIGLGAAVLAVHPLLWLTRTWTDPAYGSYGYLAAGLTCALFAWSWFSPRAATGSESMHASRLALALLLCTSVIRAAGQVLAVNIVAAASLAVDVYALGLLADLPRRKRAVSPGWLACAFVFALPLERVLQRCVGYGLQSVSAVGVGALLHTFVDAVSVQGVRVLIAGRDVLVDLPCSGARGLLNLLLFYAVLMAVRRPRVWQGAAGVVVALLGALASNIVRITLLSLGIAFPDAFFGVDVMAEPWHSMIGLASLVLGSLPVFAWVRFVRPKPVSEARSAARPLHPVLYRAAAVCFLMAAGFILFLPHRPVDVSAPSAPLTPPAHLRGEQGWPIPLLPKEAAYFRQYGGFAAKQQYGPYAVTLVRTSAPLRHLHNPDECLRGLGYAVTPLGVEERPIPTAVYRAVDTDGFAWRVGVSFVSGGRVATNVSEAVWRWLHEPGSSWLAVQRMVPWDMDPRQAHAWDRALMTALDIPMHQSTITVAAKHNF